A genomic region of uncultured Paludibaculum sp. contains the following coding sequences:
- a CDS encoding glycoside hydrolase family 3 N-terminal domain-containing protein, whose amino-acid sequence MQYPKLSSIVAVCTAAASVVFLSLLGAAAPPKSKALSSYDPQVKELLARMTLDEKIGQMTQPDQEALKDEADIENLFLGSLLSGGSSDPKEGNSLEAWTNLYDRYQARSLKTRLAIPLLYGVDALHGHNNVIGAVVFPQNIGLGCTRNPALVEKIARVTAEEVRATGIQWTFAPCVTVPQDIRWGRTYEGFSDDPALVKKLGEAAVRGLQGADLSNPLSVLACAKHYVGDGGTTLGTGMAGKSPLDQGDTRVDEATLRRLHLQGYFTTIAAGAGTVMPSYSSWNGVKCSASKQLMTDILKGELGFQGFLISDYNAIDQITPDYKKAIEISINAGMDMVMVTARYREYIKDLKELVEEGRVPMARIDDAVTRILRVKFAMGLMDKSRSQLADRTLQKGFGSAEHRQVAREAVRQSLVLLKNDKKTLPLKKTVARIHIAGKNADDIGNQCGGWTIDWQGKSGNITTGGTTIRAAIQAAVSPDTKVTYSVDGSGAQGATVGVVVVGEKPYAEMMGDRKTLAMDKEDVDAVNTMKAAGIPVVVVLVSGRPLIINDVLAQADAFVAAWLPGTEGQGVSDVLFGDFKPTGKLSFAWPRSDDQLPLGTATKADVLFKNGFGLKY is encoded by the coding sequence ATGCAATATCCGAAACTCTCTTCCATCGTCGCCGTCTGCACCGCTGCGGCGAGCGTTGTCTTCCTCTCTTTGCTGGGCGCCGCCGCGCCGCCCAAGTCGAAAGCTCTCTCCTCCTACGATCCACAGGTGAAGGAACTGCTCGCCAGGATGACGTTGGACGAGAAGATCGGACAGATGACCCAGCCCGACCAGGAAGCTCTGAAGGACGAGGCAGACATTGAGAACCTCTTCCTGGGCTCCCTGCTCAGCGGCGGCAGTTCCGACCCCAAGGAGGGCAACAGCCTGGAAGCGTGGACGAATCTCTACGACCGCTATCAGGCGCGGTCACTGAAGACCCGGCTGGCCATTCCGCTTCTGTATGGCGTCGACGCGCTGCATGGTCACAACAACGTGATCGGCGCGGTCGTCTTCCCGCAGAACATCGGCCTGGGCTGCACCCGGAATCCGGCGCTCGTCGAAAAGATTGCGCGCGTAACCGCCGAGGAGGTGAGGGCTACGGGCATCCAGTGGACTTTTGCGCCATGCGTCACCGTCCCGCAGGACATCCGCTGGGGCCGCACTTACGAGGGCTTTTCGGACGATCCCGCGCTGGTGAAGAAGTTGGGTGAGGCCGCTGTGCGCGGCTTGCAGGGCGCTGACCTGTCCAACCCGCTTTCCGTGCTGGCCTGCGCCAAGCACTACGTCGGCGACGGCGGAACGACTCTTGGCACGGGGATGGCCGGCAAGTCTCCGCTCGACCAGGGCGACACGCGTGTCGACGAAGCCACCCTGCGGCGACTGCATCTGCAGGGTTACTTCACCACCATCGCCGCCGGAGCCGGCACAGTGATGCCTTCCTACAGCAGTTGGAACGGCGTGAAGTGCTCCGCCAGCAAGCAGCTGATGACAGACATTCTCAAGGGCGAACTGGGCTTCCAGGGTTTCCTCATCTCCGACTACAACGCCATCGACCAGATCACGCCCGACTACAAGAAGGCCATCGAGATCTCAATCAACGCCGGCATGGACATGGTGATGGTCACTGCCCGCTACCGTGAGTACATCAAGGATTTGAAGGAGCTCGTGGAGGAGGGCCGCGTGCCAATGGCCCGTATCGACGACGCCGTCACCCGCATCTTGCGTGTGAAGTTCGCCATGGGCCTGATGGACAAGAGCCGTTCGCAACTGGCCGACCGCACTCTGCAGAAGGGTTTTGGTTCCGCCGAGCACCGCCAGGTGGCGCGGGAAGCGGTTCGGCAATCGCTGGTTCTGCTCAAGAACGACAAGAAGACCCTGCCGCTGAAGAAAACCGTGGCCCGCATCCACATCGCCGGGAAGAATGCCGACGACATCGGCAACCAATGCGGCGGCTGGACGATCGACTGGCAGGGCAAGAGCGGCAACATCACGACCGGCGGGACGACGATCCGGGCCGCCATTCAGGCCGCGGTTTCGCCGGATACCAAGGTGACCTACTCCGTCGACGGGTCCGGCGCGCAGGGTGCCACAGTCGGCGTGGTCGTGGTTGGCGAGAAACCGTATGCCGAGATGATGGGCGACCGCAAGACTCTCGCGATGGACAAAGAGGATGTGGACGCCGTGAATACCATGAAGGCCGCCGGCATTCCTGTGGTCGTGGTGCTGGTCTCCGGCCGTCCTCTGATCATTAATGATGTCTTGGCGCAGGCCGACGCGTTCGTCGCCGCGTGGCTGCCCGGCACGGAAGGTCAGGGTGTGTCGGATGTCCTCTTCGGCGATTTCAAGCCGACGGGCAAGCTCTCATTTGCGTGGCCGCGGTCGGACGACCAACTCCCGCTGGGCACGGCCACAAAGGCGGATGTTCTGTTCAAGAATGGCTTCGGCCTGAAGTACTAG
- the miaA gene encoding tRNA (adenosine(37)-N6)-dimethylallyltransferase MiaA, whose amino-acid sequence MGSPLVVVAGPTGSGKSHLALALATRFQGEIVNCDSLQIYRALDIGTAKTPVADRGDIPHHLLDFLEPTEIFNAGGYAKLARPVLQDIAARGRLPILAGGTGFYLRALLDGLNDGPVRDDGLRSRLLARKGSLHRLLVRFDPITAQRIHPNDRNKTLRALEICLLARRPASDLFRAERQPLQGFRVLKLGLNPPRRLLHQRIEARAHRMFESGLMEEVRQLLAQGVPPGAKAFESIGYKECLQLLDGHLNLAQAIELTTIATRQYAKRQITWFRREPDIHWIDEFGDAPLAVQRAFALVAEFTHTSP is encoded by the coding sequence GTGGGATCCCCTCTCGTGGTCGTCGCCGGGCCTACCGGTTCCGGTAAGAGCCACCTCGCATTGGCCCTCGCAACGCGGTTCCAGGGAGAAATCGTCAACTGCGATTCGCTCCAGATCTACCGCGCACTGGACATCGGAACCGCTAAGACGCCGGTGGCCGATCGGGGCGATATCCCCCACCATTTGCTGGACTTCCTCGAGCCGACGGAGATCTTCAATGCCGGTGGCTACGCCAAACTGGCCCGGCCGGTACTTCAAGACATTGCGGCGCGCGGGCGGCTGCCCATCCTGGCCGGTGGCACGGGTTTCTACCTGCGGGCACTGCTGGACGGGCTCAACGACGGGCCGGTTCGCGACGATGGGCTTCGGTCGCGGCTGCTGGCTCGCAAGGGGAGCCTGCACAGGTTGCTGGTTCGGTTCGACCCTATCACCGCCCAACGCATCCACCCGAACGACAGGAACAAGACGCTGCGGGCCCTTGAGATCTGCCTGCTGGCCCGAAGACCGGCCTCGGACCTCTTCCGGGCGGAGCGCCAGCCGCTGCAGGGCTTTCGGGTTCTGAAACTGGGCCTGAATCCGCCGCGACGGCTGCTGCACCAGCGAATCGAGGCGAGAGCACACAGGATGTTTGAGTCCGGATTGATGGAGGAGGTGCGCCAGTTGCTCGCCCAGGGCGTGCCCCCGGGCGCCAAAGCCTTTGAATCCATTGGCTATAAGGAGTGTCTTCAACTCCTCGACGGGCACCTGAACTTGGCCCAGGCCATTGAGCTCACAACCATCGCCACGCGGCAGTATGCCAAGCGCCAAATCACCTGGTTCCGTCGCGAGCCGGACATCCACTGGATCGACGAATTCGGTGACGCCCCCCTGGCTGTCCAGCGGGCCTTTGCGCTCGTCGCTGAGTTTACACATACCTCGCCGTAA
- a CDS encoding tetratricopeptide repeat protein, producing MNHPRVAKLAVALLATASVLMAQTQATAPKNPKASAYYHAALGHLYAELAAQYGGRGEYVSKAIENYKAAMREDPETASLAQDLSDLYLQSGQIRTAVTEFEEFVKKSPEDVNARRILARLYTARIREGQQTRPNEEMMKAAIEQYQKIGEKAPKDVENWLMLGRLQKLAQNSSASEKAYKKVLELEPENEDALTGLAMVYSDLGDTVSATQVLRKVADKNPSMRTLTALAAAYEQLKDFKLAAETYRRAVELNKENADLRRAYGEALFKGEDFDTAKGVFEELSKEDSSDLLAALRLSQIYRQQRDFAKADEYSKKAKQLDPNNLEIQYNDVSLLEAQGKTSEAIARLKEILDGMPKKTDSVGERGNRVILLEKLGILYRLSEQTANAVATFREIAELEPESGARAEAQIIDAMRAGKDFAGAEKEAKAAVVKFPNDRLIKTVMSSLQTDLGHFKEAEATLKSLLDGKADRDTWLSLSQVYEKSKNYPEMAKAIDTAEKLSTNDDEKENIHFLRGAMYERQKKFDLAEEEFRKSLKMNPQSAAALNYLGYMLADRNVRLPEALDMIKKAVALDPTNGAYLDSLGWVYFRMNRLDEAVEQLRSAIQRGSRDPTVHDHLGDVYSGLDKWKDALAQWELALREWHTNAPSDVDTTEVAKIQKKVEGAKVRLAKESGPNKN from the coding sequence ATGAATCACCCACGCGTGGCAAAGCTGGCAGTGGCGCTGCTGGCCACCGCATCTGTCCTGATGGCGCAGACACAGGCAACTGCGCCGAAGAATCCAAAAGCCTCCGCTTACTATCATGCGGCGTTGGGCCATCTCTATGCAGAGTTGGCCGCCCAGTATGGCGGCCGCGGCGAGTACGTCAGCAAGGCGATCGAGAACTACAAGGCGGCAATGCGGGAAGACCCCGAGACGGCCAGCCTGGCGCAGGACCTCTCGGATCTCTACCTTCAGTCCGGCCAGATCCGCACCGCGGTGACGGAGTTCGAAGAGTTCGTCAAAAAAAGTCCGGAAGACGTGAACGCGCGCCGCATCCTGGCGCGGCTCTATACGGCTCGCATCCGCGAAGGGCAACAGACCCGCCCGAACGAAGAGATGATGAAGGCGGCCATCGAGCAGTACCAGAAGATCGGCGAGAAGGCTCCCAAGGACGTGGAGAACTGGCTGATGCTGGGCCGTCTCCAGAAGCTGGCGCAGAACTCTTCGGCGTCCGAAAAGGCCTATAAGAAGGTCCTCGAGCTGGAACCCGAAAATGAGGACGCGCTCACCGGTCTGGCGATGGTTTACTCCGACCTCGGCGACACCGTTAGCGCCACCCAGGTGTTGCGCAAGGTGGCGGACAAGAATCCGAGCATGCGGACGCTGACCGCACTGGCCGCTGCTTACGAGCAGTTGAAGGACTTCAAGCTTGCCGCCGAAACCTACCGCCGGGCGGTCGAGCTCAATAAAGAGAATGCCGACCTGCGCCGCGCCTATGGCGAGGCCCTCTTCAAAGGCGAGGACTTCGATACGGCCAAGGGCGTGTTCGAAGAGCTGTCCAAGGAAGACTCCAGTGACCTGCTGGCCGCGTTGCGCCTGTCTCAGATCTACCGGCAGCAGCGTGACTTTGCCAAGGCCGATGAATATTCAAAGAAGGCGAAGCAGTTGGATCCCAACAATCTGGAGATCCAATACAACGACGTGAGCCTGCTGGAAGCGCAGGGCAAGACGTCTGAAGCGATCGCTCGTTTGAAAGAGATTCTGGACGGCATGCCCAAGAAGACCGACTCCGTGGGCGAGCGCGGCAACCGCGTGATCCTGCTGGAGAAGCTGGGTATCCTCTATCGGCTGAGTGAGCAGACCGCCAACGCCGTGGCCACGTTCCGCGAAATCGCCGAGCTCGAACCCGAGTCTGGCGCGCGCGCAGAGGCCCAGATCATCGACGCCATGCGGGCCGGCAAGGACTTTGCCGGCGCTGAAAAAGAGGCCAAGGCGGCGGTCGTGAAGTTCCCCAACGACCGTCTGATCAAGACCGTGATGTCGAGTCTGCAGACAGACCTGGGCCACTTCAAGGAAGCGGAAGCCACGCTGAAGTCGCTGCTGGACGGCAAGGCGGACCGCGACACGTGGCTGTCGCTCTCGCAGGTCTATGAGAAGTCGAAGAACTACCCTGAGATGGCGAAGGCGATCGACACCGCCGAGAAGCTCTCCACCAACGACGACGAGAAGGAGAACATCCACTTCCTGCGCGGTGCCATGTACGAACGGCAGAAGAAGTTCGATCTGGCGGAAGAGGAATTCCGAAAGTCGCTGAAGATGAACCCGCAGAGCGCGGCCGCGCTGAACTACCTGGGTTACATGCTGGCCGATCGCAATGTGCGGCTGCCCGAAGCGCTCGACATGATCAAGAAGGCCGTGGCCCTGGACCCGACTAACGGCGCCTATCTCGATAGCCTCGGCTGGGTCTACTTCCGCATGAACCGGCTGGACGAAGCCGTCGAACAATTGCGCAGCGCCATTCAACGCGGCAGCCGCGACCCAACGGTGCACGACCATCTGGGCGACGTCTACAGCGGCCTGGACAAGTGGAAAGACGCGCTGGCCCAGTGGGAACTGGCCTTGCGCGAATGGCACACCAACGCCCCCAGCGATGTGGACACCACCGAGGTAGCCAAAATCCAGAAGAAGGTCGAAGGCGCCAAAGTGCGCCTGGCCAAGGAAAGCGGCCCGAACAAGAACTAG
- a CDS encoding TonB-dependent receptor, translated as MLLLQEVLLALALLGDTPGHPEKPAAKAAEAPAPARTQTRLTTSGQRNENVAIWFIDTNAVKEANIRVGTTTTAIPEPLAETHYFAAEHGRPPAELLMLKPASAPSNWHGEGFWSHQNSIFNARTFFQVGSVKPSHRNFYGGRLTGLLPRLGAVTATFSQGKIRGMVNGNVLVPLANERTPLATDPAVRAIVQRFLDAYPNELPNRTDFDPRALNTNSPQRINNIAGTFRLDTPINAKNKLLTSYSIDRQQIIAFQLVAGQNPDTEIHNHKARMTWQRSISATTQLQMGVSYNRNRSALYSEPNAVGPRVRFGYSVEELGPDSSFPVNRATNTYRYGAALLHQAGRHQITAGADVSRFQLNGIEANNIRGQFQFGANFGRSSIENLRLGTPNMFEGAVGELSRGYRNWTVNGYVADKWKLHPRFQLYYGLRYTADTRPVEVQNRETIPYPTDANNFSPRVSLAWQAGQGWVVRAMYTTTFGQILPVTYQQIRNNPPSILYVMVPDPYLANPLRSLDLTSPNVRYSPTWLSSDLSTPYSHQYNTTIERKVFAGSMLRLSYIGSRTIKLLNTYTQNRAEPIPGMALTTSNVDARRADARYYDVKHVVNGGIAYYDGGQVAWDLPLRKGLIFSTNYTFSKAIDEGNDFTATAANKDISNFRSQYQYDTLKDRKGLSNFDSTHAFSMNYAWDIPAFRSAAHWLRAATSNWQISGANMWKKGTPLTLFVGSDGPGYGNVDGGGADRPNLLDPTILGATIGHPDTAPIILSRNKFAYITPGQHAGTLGRGTMRKSSIWNWNASVARQFRFPNELTAQLRAEAFNLSNTPQFDEPQRNLSSPAFGKITNTLNDGRVFQLGLRFVF; from the coding sequence GTGCTGTTGCTTCAGGAAGTGCTGCTGGCCCTCGCCCTGCTTGGGGATACGCCCGGCCATCCGGAGAAACCCGCAGCCAAGGCCGCTGAAGCCCCAGCCCCGGCTAGGACACAGACACGCCTCACAACGTCGGGCCAGCGCAACGAGAATGTCGCCATTTGGTTCATCGATACGAACGCCGTTAAGGAAGCGAACATCCGGGTGGGCACCACCACCACAGCCATTCCGGAGCCGTTGGCCGAAACGCACTACTTCGCGGCCGAGCATGGCCGTCCACCGGCCGAGCTGTTGATGCTAAAGCCGGCTTCGGCGCCATCCAACTGGCACGGCGAGGGCTTCTGGTCGCACCAGAACAGTATCTTCAACGCCCGTACGTTTTTCCAGGTCGGCTCAGTGAAGCCTTCACACAGAAACTTCTACGGCGGGCGCCTCACCGGACTGCTGCCGCGGCTGGGTGCTGTGACCGCCACCTTTTCGCAGGGCAAGATCCGGGGCATGGTGAATGGCAATGTCCTCGTCCCCCTTGCCAACGAACGCACTCCGCTGGCCACCGACCCGGCGGTGCGCGCCATTGTTCAGCGCTTCCTCGACGCCTATCCAAACGAGTTGCCCAACCGGACCGACTTCGACCCGCGCGCGCTCAACACCAATTCGCCGCAGCGAATCAATAACATAGCGGGAACATTCCGCCTCGATACACCCATCAACGCGAAAAACAAACTGCTCACGAGCTACTCCATCGACCGTCAGCAGATCATCGCATTCCAGTTGGTGGCGGGCCAAAACCCGGACACGGAGATCCACAATCACAAAGCCCGGATGACGTGGCAGCGATCGATCTCGGCTACCACGCAGCTGCAAATGGGCGTTTCGTACAACCGGAACCGGTCGGCGCTCTACTCAGAGCCGAACGCCGTAGGTCCGCGGGTCCGTTTCGGCTACAGCGTCGAGGAACTGGGCCCCGACAGTTCGTTCCCGGTGAATCGGGCGACTAACACCTATCGATATGGTGCGGCGTTGCTGCACCAGGCCGGCCGGCATCAAATCACCGCTGGGGCCGACGTTTCCCGGTTCCAACTGAATGGCATCGAGGCCAACAACATTCGCGGGCAGTTCCAGTTCGGCGCCAACTTCGGGCGCAGTTCCATCGAGAACCTGCGGCTGGGTACTCCGAACATGTTTGAGGGGGCGGTCGGCGAGCTTTCGCGCGGCTACCGCAACTGGACGGTCAACGGCTATGTCGCGGACAAATGGAAACTGCACCCTCGGTTCCAGTTGTACTATGGCCTCCGCTACACGGCGGACACGCGCCCGGTGGAGGTGCAAAACCGCGAGACCATCCCCTATCCCACCGACGCGAATAACTTCAGCCCCAGAGTCTCCCTTGCCTGGCAGGCGGGCCAAGGCTGGGTGGTGCGGGCGATGTACACCACGACCTTCGGCCAGATCCTGCCGGTTACCTATCAGCAGATCCGCAACAATCCGCCGAGCATTCTGTACGTGATGGTGCCGGATCCATATCTCGCCAACCCGCTGCGAAGTCTGGACCTGACGTCACCCAATGTGCGGTACTCACCGACGTGGCTCTCGTCCGACCTTTCGACGCCTTACTCGCACCAGTACAACACCACCATCGAGCGCAAGGTCTTCGCCGGTTCGATGCTGCGGCTCAGCTACATCGGCAGCCGCACCATCAAGCTGCTGAATACCTACACCCAGAACCGCGCGGAGCCGATTCCAGGAATGGCTCTGACCACGTCCAATGTCGACGCACGGCGCGCGGATGCGCGCTACTACGATGTGAAACACGTGGTCAACGGCGGTATCGCCTACTATGATGGCGGCCAGGTGGCCTGGGACCTTCCGCTGCGCAAAGGGCTTATCTTTTCAACGAACTACACATTCTCCAAAGCCATCGACGAAGGCAATGACTTCACGGCGACGGCAGCCAACAAGGACATCTCGAACTTCCGCAGCCAGTATCAGTACGACACGTTGAAAGACCGCAAAGGGCTCTCGAACTTCGATTCCACGCACGCCTTCTCAATGAACTACGCCTGGGATATTCCGGCGTTCCGTTCGGCGGCCCACTGGCTGCGCGCCGCGACGTCCAACTGGCAGATCTCGGGCGCCAACATGTGGAAGAAGGGGACTCCGTTGACGCTGTTTGTCGGCAGTGACGGCCCGGGCTACGGGAACGTCGACGGCGGCGGGGCAGACCGCCCCAACCTGCTCGACCCGACGATTCTGGGCGCCACCATCGGCCACCCCGACACCGCGCCCATCATCCTGAGCCGCAATAAGTTCGCCTACATCACGCCCGGGCAGCATGCCGGTACGCTGGGCCGTGGCACGATGCGCAAATCCTCGATCTGGAACTGGAATGCTTCGGTTGCGCGGCAGTTCCGTTTCCCCAACGAGTTGACGGCCCAACTGCGCGCCGAGGCATTCAACCTCTCGAACACGCCCCAATTCGACGAGCCGCAGCGGAACCTCTCTTCGCCAGCGTTCGGAAAGATCACGAATACACTCAACGACGGCCGCGTCTTCCAGCTCGGCCTGCGCTTCGTGTTTTAA
- a CDS encoding tetratricopeptide repeat protein, which produces MVVVPTETRDEVLRQMSVRRYTRLTTGSVMEIAVNCDAGVVVYGDLDLEPAPAGSTSKGTLKINAHIVDVRRVRRRGTFQVSGPLDNLSSLQTGLAWQVVKALSPALTISEEEFRRSRPRIRLDALESYVRGLLTPVLDQKHKLFTNAARLEPTYSQPCFQLGRLNFASKNYGAAAEWFQKVAAADLHYREALFFLGLSRYNTGDFKGAADVFRNLSGMVPLPEVWNNLGATLLRINDSTAEAAFQKAVEIDPADPDYHFNEGYALWKKNSFDAAANAFRASLERKPEDDTATLLLGRSLKQMGPRPGDLRTEAQERLKTEYNESAWLALKAMLAPKKNP; this is translated from the coding sequence TTGGTTGTCGTTCCCACCGAAACGCGCGACGAAGTGCTGCGGCAGATGAGCGTCCGGCGCTATACGCGGCTCACCACGGGCAGCGTCATGGAAATTGCCGTGAATTGCGATGCGGGCGTGGTGGTGTACGGTGATCTGGACCTCGAACCGGCGCCAGCCGGGTCCACGTCCAAAGGCACGCTTAAGATCAATGCTCACATCGTGGACGTCCGCAGGGTTCGCCGCCGCGGGACCTTCCAGGTGAGCGGCCCGCTCGACAACCTCTCGTCCCTGCAAACCGGCCTCGCGTGGCAGGTGGTGAAGGCGCTCTCGCCCGCCCTGACTATCAGCGAGGAGGAGTTCCGCCGCAGCCGCCCGCGCATCCGGTTGGACGCCCTGGAAAGCTACGTGCGCGGACTGCTTACACCCGTACTCGACCAGAAACACAAGCTTTTCACGAACGCAGCCCGGCTGGAGCCCACTTATTCGCAGCCCTGCTTCCAGCTCGGCCGCCTGAATTTCGCCTCGAAGAACTACGGCGCGGCCGCCGAGTGGTTCCAGAAGGTCGCGGCGGCCGATCTCCACTACCGGGAAGCGCTCTTTTTTCTTGGACTTAGCCGCTACAACACGGGCGACTTCAAAGGAGCTGCCGACGTCTTCCGCAACCTCTCGGGCATGGTGCCCCTGCCCGAGGTCTGGAACAACCTGGGTGCAACGCTGCTGCGCATCAACGATTCCACGGCGGAAGCGGCCTTTCAGAAGGCCGTCGAGATCGATCCGGCCGACCCCGACTATCACTTCAACGAGGGCTATGCCCTGTGGAAAAAGAACAGCTTCGATGCCGCCGCCAATGCCTTCAGGGCATCGCTCGAGCGCAAGCCAGAGGACGACACGGCCACACTGCTGCTAGGCCGCAGCTTGAAACAGATGGGACCACGTCCTGGCGACCTCCGCACCGAAGCCCAGGAGCGTCTCAAGACCGAGTACAACGAGTCTGCCTGGCTCGCCTTGAAGGCCATGCTGGCGCCCAAGAAGAATCCATAG
- a CDS encoding anion transporter translates to MAAILIFVATYVVLAVGRFPGLRVDRTGATIIGASFMVAAGVLSFEDALRAIDWATIVLLLGMMIVVANLRLSGFFRLVAAAVVRHAHGPRMLLAGIVMVAGVFSAFFVNDTMCLVLTPLVLEVTLSLRRNPVPYLLAVAMASNAGSTATITGNPQNMMIGSLSGIPYRTFALALTPIALGSLVMTYFVIRLLYRREFTRERFDAGEGLKVRVNSGLMWKSILVAVAMVAFFFAGWPVAQVSIVAGAIMLLTRRVKPEKIYHDIDWSLLAMFAGLFVVVSGVEKTSLEADLFRIAQGFGLHRPAVLTTFSAMLSNVVSNVPAVLVFRPVMAKLPNPELGWLTLAMSSTLAGNFTVLGSVANLIVVQRARGSVYISFWDYFRAGAPLTLASLAFGALWLTYLR, encoded by the coding sequence ATGGCCGCGATCTTAATCTTTGTCGCCACCTATGTTGTCCTGGCCGTCGGCCGGTTCCCTGGCCTGCGGGTGGACCGCACCGGCGCAACCATCATTGGTGCGAGTTTCATGGTCGCCGCCGGCGTGTTGAGCTTCGAGGACGCCCTGCGTGCCATTGACTGGGCAACCATTGTCCTGCTGCTGGGCATGATGATCGTGGTGGCGAACCTCCGCCTTTCGGGTTTCTTTCGGTTGGTAGCCGCGGCCGTGGTGCGGCATGCGCACGGTCCGAGAATGCTGCTGGCCGGGATCGTCATGGTGGCTGGTGTCTTCTCGGCCTTCTTCGTGAACGACACCATGTGTCTGGTGCTAACGCCGCTGGTGCTCGAGGTGACGCTGTCGCTGCGGCGCAATCCGGTACCCTATCTGCTGGCTGTCGCCATGGCTTCGAACGCGGGCAGCACGGCCACCATCACCGGGAATCCGCAGAACATGATGATCGGGTCGCTGTCCGGCATTCCCTATAGAACCTTTGCGCTCGCTCTGACACCCATCGCCCTGGGGTCACTGGTGATGACTTACTTCGTCATTCGTTTGCTTTACCGGCGGGAGTTCACGCGGGAGCGCTTTGACGCCGGAGAGGGATTGAAGGTGCGGGTGAACAGCGGCCTGATGTGGAAGTCGATTCTGGTGGCGGTCGCGATGGTCGCCTTCTTCTTTGCCGGCTGGCCGGTGGCCCAGGTGTCGATCGTCGCCGGAGCGATCATGCTCCTCACCCGCCGCGTGAAGCCCGAGAAAATCTATCACGACATCGACTGGTCGCTGCTGGCCATGTTCGCCGGCCTGTTTGTCGTGGTCTCGGGCGTCGAGAAGACGTCGCTGGAGGCGGATCTCTTCCGCATTGCCCAGGGCTTCGGGCTGCACCGGCCGGCGGTGCTTACGACTTTTTCCGCGATGCTCTCCAATGTCGTCAGCAATGTTCCGGCCGTGCTGGTGTTCCGGCCTGTGATGGCGAAACTGCCAAACCCCGAACTCGGTTGGCTGACGCTGGCCATGTCGTCGACACTGGCCGGCAATTTCACAGTGCTTGGGTCGGTCGCGAATCTGATCGTAGTGCAGCGGGCGCGCGGCTCGGTCTACATCTCGTTTTGGGACTATTTTAGGGCCGGAGCGCCGCTCACCCTGGCCAGTCTCGCCTTCGGTGCGCTTTGGCTGACATACTTGAGGTAG
- the rlmN gene encoding 23S rRNA (adenine(2503)-C(2))-methyltransferase RlmN yields the protein MQTLLGLEPADLQALLPGQPAFRARQLYEAIYHGRVTSLEAVSTLPKAVRDRLASECSLGHLTQATRYQSSDGTRRYLLSLQDGKSVEAVFMPEENRDTLCISTQVGCPVDCKFCLTALMGLERNLTAGEIVGQVLHLAQDNNLWSDQKRINIVMMGQGEPLLNLANVLKATRLLCDAKGLGIAPRRITVSTSGIIPKMAELAQAEVRPRLAISLNGSNQDQRAALMPITRKHNLAALMEACCAYPLRPWEKLTFEYVLLKDVNDSAEDARRVVRLLANLNCKVNLIALNPGPGIPFETPDPERVTVFQEILKRSFPCFVRRPRGLDIFAACGQLKRMETAGPALVQL from the coding sequence ATGCAAACCCTACTCGGGCTGGAACCAGCGGATCTGCAGGCATTGCTGCCTGGCCAACCGGCGTTCCGTGCCCGCCAACTCTATGAAGCCATTTATCATGGCCGCGTGACGTCCCTGGAAGCGGTGTCGACTCTGCCCAAGGCCGTGCGCGACCGGCTCGCGTCGGAATGCAGTCTGGGCCACCTGACACAGGCGACGCGCTACCAGTCGTCGGACGGAACGCGCCGGTATCTGCTGAGCCTGCAAGACGGCAAAAGCGTGGAGGCCGTCTTCATGCCGGAGGAGAACCGCGACACGCTATGTATCTCCACTCAAGTGGGCTGCCCGGTGGACTGCAAGTTCTGTCTGACGGCGCTGATGGGCCTGGAGCGCAACCTCACGGCTGGCGAGATTGTCGGCCAAGTGCTTCATCTGGCGCAGGATAACAACCTATGGTCGGACCAGAAGCGCATCAATATCGTCATGATGGGGCAGGGCGAGCCGCTGCTGAATCTGGCCAATGTGCTGAAAGCGACGCGGTTGCTGTGTGACGCCAAGGGTCTGGGCATTGCTCCGCGGCGCATCACCGTTTCCACGTCGGGCATCATCCCCAAGATGGCGGAACTGGCGCAGGCGGAAGTCCGGCCGCGGCTGGCCATCTCGCTGAACGGTTCCAACCAGGATCAACGCGCGGCGTTGATGCCCATCACCCGCAAGCACAATCTTGCGGCGCTGATGGAGGCCTGCTGCGCCTATCCATTGCGCCCATGGGAGAAGCTGACCTTTGAGTACGTCTTGCTGAAAGACGTGAACGACTCCGCGGAAGACGCTCGGCGCGTGGTGCGGCTGCTGGCCAACCTGAACTGCAAGGTGAATCTGATCGCACTGAATCCGGGGCCGGGCATCCCGTTTGAAACTCCTGATCCCGAACGAGTTACGGTGTTCCAGGAGATCCTGAAGCGGTCGTTCCCCTGCTTCGTGCGGAGGCCGAGAGGCCTCGACATCTTCGCGGCTTGTGGCCAGTTGAAACGGATGGAGACGGCTGGTCCGGCGCTGGTCCAACTCTGA